One window of the Parasphingopyxis algicola genome contains the following:
- the rfbA gene encoding glucose-1-phosphate thymidylyltransferase RfbA — MTRRGIILAGGSGTRLHPLTASVSKQLLPIYDKPMIYYPLCTLLLAGISDILLITRPDDKRQFERLLGDGSQWGVTFSYASQVEPDGIADALLIGESFIDGAPSALILGDNIFFGAGLENLLSSATARTAGATVFSYAVKDPTAYGVISFGPDGRAAAIEEKPIAPQSHHAVTGLYFYDGRASEYAHSLRPSPRGELEITDLNRIYLENGELHAETMGRGYAWLDTGTQAALTDASQFVRIIEDRQGMKICCPEEIAWRKGFITTAQLRDLGRSIGSSGYGDYLVRITDEVG; from the coding sequence GTGACACGGCGAGGAATCATATTGGCGGGAGGGTCGGGCACACGCCTGCACCCGCTGACCGCATCCGTCTCCAAGCAATTGCTGCCGATCTACGACAAGCCGATGATCTACTATCCGCTATGTACGCTGCTTCTGGCGGGCATATCGGACATCCTGCTGATCACAAGGCCGGACGACAAGCGGCAGTTCGAAAGGCTGCTCGGCGACGGCAGTCAATGGGGCGTTACCTTTTCCTACGCATCGCAGGTCGAACCCGACGGCATTGCCGACGCATTGTTGATCGGCGAGTCGTTCATCGACGGAGCGCCATCCGCACTCATTCTGGGCGACAATATCTTCTTCGGAGCCGGGCTCGAGAATCTGTTGTCGTCGGCGACGGCCCGCACCGCCGGCGCCACGGTGTTCAGCTATGCGGTCAAGGATCCGACGGCCTATGGCGTGATTTCTTTCGGGCCCGACGGCCGGGCGGCGGCGATCGAAGAAAAGCCGATCGCGCCGCAATCGCACCATGCGGTAACGGGTCTCTATTTCTACGACGGCCGGGCCAGCGAATATGCCCACTCGCTTCGGCCGTCGCCGCGCGGCGAGTTGGAGATCACGGATCTGAACCGGATCTATCTCGAGAATGGCGAACTCCATGCCGAAACCATGGGGCGCGGCTATGCGTGGCTCGATACCGGTACGCAGGCCGCACTGACCGACGCCAGTCAGTTCGTGCGGATCATTGAAGACCGACAGGGCATGAAAATCTGCTGTCCGGAGGAAATCGCGTGGCGAAAGGGGTTTATCACGACCGCGCAGCTCCGCGATCTGGGACGGTCGATCGGCAGCAGCGGCTATGGTGATTACCTGGTTCGGATCACGGACGAGGTCGGCTGA
- a CDS encoding N-succinylarginine dihydrolase, with the protein MALAEINFDGIIGPSHNYAGLSLGNLASAQNAGRISEPRAAALQGIEKMRTNIRLGLVQGAFLPQRRPDTAWLATLSTDAAHAGPALLANAMSASSMWTANAATVSPAPDTDDGRCHMTPANLVTMPHRSHEWPETMAQLKTAFADDAHFAVHEPVPAPFGDEGAANFMRLAPAHAEPGIEIFVYGESGGPYPARQHVEASQAVARKHRLDPDRTLFIEQSPAAIAAGAFHNDVVAVANETVLLCHEQAFTDPDTLYKGLRALMPEVVIVEVPADRVSLREAIKTYLFNAQLVTLPEGGMALILPTEARESEAVWPWLEEMVAGNGPIRKLIPVDVRQSMANGGGPACLRLRVLADPGTVDPRFLMDEAKLDAVGAVIASEWPETIDGDALADPDLWARIASARAALYEALSLTELI; encoded by the coding sequence ATGGCTCTGGCAGAAATCAATTTCGACGGGATCATCGGGCCGTCGCACAACTATGCCGGGCTCAGCCTCGGCAATCTCGCATCGGCGCAGAATGCGGGGCGGATCTCGGAACCGAGAGCCGCTGCGCTACAGGGCATCGAGAAGATGCGCACCAATATCCGGCTCGGGCTCGTCCAGGGCGCGTTTCTGCCGCAACGGCGGCCGGACACGGCCTGGCTCGCAACACTGAGCACCGACGCCGCCCATGCCGGCCCCGCCTTGCTCGCCAACGCCATGTCCGCCTCCTCGATGTGGACGGCAAACGCCGCCACGGTCTCCCCGGCGCCCGACACCGACGACGGCCGCTGCCACATGACCCCGGCCAATCTCGTGACGATGCCGCATCGCAGCCATGAATGGCCGGAAACGATGGCCCAGCTGAAAACGGCTTTCGCCGACGATGCGCATTTCGCGGTCCACGAACCGGTGCCCGCGCCGTTCGGCGACGAGGGTGCCGCGAATTTCATGCGGCTCGCGCCCGCCCATGCCGAGCCGGGTATCGAGATATTCGTCTATGGCGAGAGCGGCGGCCCCTACCCCGCCCGCCAGCATGTCGAAGCATCCCAAGCGGTCGCGCGCAAGCACCGGCTCGATCCCGACAGGACGCTGTTCATCGAACAGTCACCCGCCGCAATCGCCGCCGGGGCCTTTCATAACGACGTCGTCGCCGTCGCGAACGAGACCGTCCTGCTCTGCCACGAACAGGCCTTCACCGATCCCGATACGCTCTATAAGGGGCTGCGCGCGCTGATGCCCGAGGTCGTCATCGTCGAAGTTCCCGCCGACCGGGTGTCGCTCCGCGAGGCGATCAAGACCTATCTGTTCAACGCCCAGCTCGTAACCCTTCCCGAGGGCGGGATGGCGCTGATCCTGCCGACCGAAGCCCGGGAAAGCGAAGCCGTCTGGCCCTGGCTCGAGGAAATGGTCGCCGGCAATGGGCCGATCCGGAAACTGATACCGGTCGATGTGCGCCAGTCTATGGCCAATGGTGGCGGGCCCGCCTGCCTGCGCCTCCGCGTGCTCGCCGATCCGGGCACCGTCGATCCCCGCTTCCTGATGGACGAGGCCAAGCTCGATGCCGTCGGCGCGGTCATCGCCTCGGAATGGCCGGAAACGATCGACGGCGATGCGCTGGCCGATCCGGATTTATGGGCGCGGATCGCCTCGGCGCGCGCGGCCCTGTACGAGGCGCTGTCCCTGACCGAACTGATCTGA
- a CDS encoding MBL fold metallo-hydrolase codes for MAKHTAWNYRKGLHDLGSGNWAWLQPDGGWGWSNSGLIVDGDRSLLVDTLFDARLTADMLDAMADATGLSGDDIGTVVNTHANGDHTHGNGLCRHAEIIASEASAKEMAEVDAAMLHTMMEAAPGLGPTGRYLLDIFGDFDFANVAERAPTKTFSGELELKVGDKRVSLIEVGPAHTAGDVLVHLPDDRIVYTGDILFIDGTPIMWAGPVGNWISACDRILAMDVEAIVPGHGPIADKADVRKLQDYLRFVDREARQRFDAGLSVRDAAHDIALGDYASWIDAERIAVNVDTLYREYRGDASAPDIVGLFSLMAELKR; via the coding sequence ATGGCGAAACACACGGCGTGGAATTATCGAAAAGGTCTCCACGATCTGGGTTCGGGAAACTGGGCCTGGCTGCAGCCGGACGGCGGATGGGGCTGGTCCAATTCGGGCCTGATCGTCGACGGCGATCGGTCGCTGCTGGTCGACACGCTGTTCGATGCGCGGCTGACCGCCGACATGCTGGACGCGATGGCCGACGCGACGGGGCTATCCGGCGACGATATCGGGACCGTGGTCAACACCCATGCCAATGGCGACCACACCCATGGCAACGGGCTGTGCCGCCATGCCGAGATCATCGCCTCCGAAGCCAGCGCGAAGGAAATGGCGGAAGTCGACGCCGCCATGCTCCACACAATGATGGAAGCGGCGCCCGGACTCGGGCCGACGGGCCGGTACCTGCTCGATATTTTCGGTGATTTCGATTTCGCGAACGTCGCGGAGCGCGCTCCGACGAAAACCTTCTCCGGAGAGCTGGAACTGAAGGTCGGCGACAAGCGGGTCTCGCTGATCGAGGTCGGGCCCGCGCATACGGCGGGTGACGTGCTCGTCCATCTGCCCGACGACCGGATCGTCTATACCGGCGATATCCTGTTCATCGACGGAACGCCGATCATGTGGGCGGGGCCGGTCGGCAACTGGATCTCGGCCTGCGACCGGATCCTCGCCATGGATGTCGAGGCGATCGTTCCCGGCCACGGACCGATCGCCGACAAGGCCGATGTGCGGAAATTGCAGGACTATCTGCGGTTCGTCGATCGCGAAGCCCGCCAGCGCTTCGATGCCGGCCTCTCGGTCCGCGATGCGGCGCACGACATCGCGCTCGGCGATTATGCAAGCTGGATCGATGCCGAGCGGATCGCGGTCAATGTCGACACGCTCTACCGCGAGTATCGCGGCGACGCGTCGGCGCCCGATATCGTCGGTCTGTTCTCGCTCATGGCGGAACTCAAGCGCTGA
- a CDS encoding arginine N-succinyltransferase, whose translation MSFVVRAARRDDVDQLYEMAKLTGGGFTNLPPDRAALNEKLARSEEAFAKTEGESANDLFLLALESTETGQVRGTAQIFAAVGKRWPFYSYRINTYTQHSQELDRTFTSKILSLTTDYEGASEVGGLFLHPNERAGGLGMLLARSRYLFIAMHRERFGDTVIAELRGVIDEAGGSAFWDALAGKFFGMSFQEADEFNARNGHQFIADLMPKHPIYLNMLPDSARSVIGVPHPSGRAAMRMLEKEGFRYNNYIDIFDGGPTMEADIDRVKSVAESRTATIAAIDGGDATQSLAATGTLEGFRCCYADITMRGDQEVEIDADAAKTLDADTGTAIRYVPR comes from the coding sequence ATGAGTTTCGTTGTCCGGGCCGCACGCCGCGACGATGTCGACCAATTGTACGAAATGGCCAAGCTGACCGGCGGCGGGTTCACCAACCTGCCGCCCGACCGCGCGGCGCTCAACGAGAAGCTGGCGCGGTCCGAAGAGGCCTTCGCCAAGACCGAGGGCGAATCCGCCAACGACCTGTTCCTCCTCGCGCTCGAAAGTACCGAGACGGGACAGGTGCGCGGCACGGCGCAGATCTTCGCCGCGGTGGGTAAGCGCTGGCCCTTCTACAGTTACCGGATCAACACCTATACGCAGCACAGCCAGGAACTCGACCGGACCTTCACCTCGAAGATTCTGTCGTTGACGACCGATTATGAAGGTGCGTCGGAAGTCGGCGGGCTGTTCCTTCATCCCAACGAGCGCGCCGGCGGGCTGGGCATGCTGCTAGCGCGCAGCCGCTATCTCTTTATCGCCATGCATCGCGAACGGTTCGGCGACACGGTGATCGCCGAGCTGCGCGGCGTCATCGACGAGGCCGGCGGATCGGCCTTCTGGGACGCGCTTGCCGGCAAATTTTTCGGCATGTCCTTCCAGGAAGCCGACGAATTCAACGCGCGCAACGGGCACCAGTTCATCGCCGACCTGATGCCCAAACATCCGATCTATCTGAACATGCTGCCCGACAGCGCGCGCTCGGTGATCGGCGTGCCCCACCCTTCGGGCCGCGCGGCGATGCGGATGCTCGAAAAGGAAGGTTTTCGCTACAATAATTATATCGACATCTTCGACGGCGGCCCGACCATGGAAGCCGATATCGACCGGGTGAAGAGCGTCGCGGAATCGCGCACGGCGACGATCGCGGCGATCGACGGCGGCGATGCGACGCAATCGCTGGCGGCCACCGGTACGCTCGAGGGCTTTCGCTGCTGCTATGCCGACATCACGATGCGCGGCGACCAGGAGGTCGAGATCGATGCCGACGCCGCAAAAACGCTGGACGCCGATACGGGCACAGCGATCCGCTACGTGCCGCGCTAG